aacatatttctccaactctaactccagttagtccataatcaaaatactcaaaccaagctcaagtaatccaaaacttgacaaatcAAATCGATaatcttgtcaatcactcatcacatataaaccaagacacattttaacttgattgTCTATCATGGCCTTAGAGGAGCATCGCAAGCACACTGTGATAAGCGGTGGTGTTAGGAACCACCGTGGCACCAACAAGTTGATGTGTAGAGGGGTCATATGCCCAAGGAGTGGCACGCGATGACTCTACGGGCCCATACGGCTTCTGCAAGCTAGGTGGTGTGGCACATGGCATGAGGACGCTTGCAACAGTGATCAATGACGAGCAATGGTGGCGATGGATATACCTTGATGCGAAAAAGACCAACGAGGCACTGACGCTCTTGGCTGAGGCGTGCACGTGCTCTGTGATGCTGCTACGAAACTAACAAGTTGGCTCTTGAGCCGCGATGACCATCGAATGATTGCTAGCGATGAAGGCAGGGACAAAAACAGAGGACCTCTAAGTGTATGTGGTGCGGAGTGTGATGCAACCTTAAAGAGAGATCTATCAGAGCGGTACATGAAGTCATGGCGGTGCTCACCGAACGAAAATGGATGAAGGGGCTTGGCCGGATGTGctcaaagaagaggaagaagattgTAACGCCCGCAGCAGCTCAGCTCTGAGGGCACAATGTTGTCTCCTGGCTTCGGCTTGTGGTACGATGAGGGAGATGGTGATCCTCAGCGAGGAAGAATGCTCGCGGAAGAAGACGTGGCCGATGAGGCTTCTCAGGCAATGGTCATCGGAGTTGCCCTATTTTTCTAGCAGACATATCACCGCCTAACCCAACGTCTAGTAGGTGCATATGCACATTTTTAAACATTGCACATGATGGTGGTGAGACCCCACGGTTAGACCATGAGTCAATCCAGAGACCACCCTTGCTATGGACTCATTGGCGGTCAAACCACCACCTTTGACGGTTAGACCGCCAAACCTTATAACTAAGGAAGACATCGTGTTTATGCTCTAGAAGTCAGACCGCCCATGTATCCAATGACCCTCTGCCTCTCTACGTGTGTGGCGGTTAGACTGACCACCTTCGCGGTTAGATCGCTCATGGGTCCAGAGACCCTCTGTCCTTCTGTGTATTTGGTGGTCAGATCGTGAGACCCTGATCACTTAGAATTTTTCTAAGGCAAAGTGTCCCACTCTCTCAAACTAATCTTTCATCTAGAATgcaatgcaagtttgagcaaagTGACAACTATAAATACCTCAAGTAAATGAACATAAAACCCTCTTAATAGTTAAGTTGTGTTGTCCCTATGGAAAAAGGGCAAAAAAGGGCGGTCATTGCTAGgctgaaagagagagagggagttcTGCCccgagagaaaagaaagaaaaagagaggtagaCGGACTGGGCCGAAAGATTACAGAATGAGGGATTGAAAGAGAGATTGAGCCTAAGATGGATTCTAGAATTTGGAGTTGATTTGAGAGGGAATTGGACCCAATTCAAACCAtcacaaataaaaatacaagaaaaccaaaatgCACATGAGCCGATTAATCGGTGGTttgattttagatttttaaatttgaaGTGAGCCTGAAATACTTAGCTCAGTCTAAACTGCTTTCATTTGAGTTGCTCTTGTATGTATcatctagatagaatttttCTCTAAGGTTCCCAACAATTTTTAAGGGGGCGCAGAGTTGGGCGCGGATAACGATACGGCCAACCTAGATCGATAGCTCGGCAACTTGGGCCTTGAGCTTGGTGAGGCGCCACGGAGCTCGACACGAACTCGACATCCGCGGCGAGACACAACTGGGAGAAGAGGTCACGAGATTGTGTGAACCGATGGCTGATCTCAAATTCTCGACCTCTGTTCTGTTTCCTGAACAGGTGCTCCACTTGAGCCTCTCCAACGGGTCCGTCCACGGCGTCCAGTCCACTCAAAATCCACGTGTTGCTCATGCCTTGTGTTGCTAGAAACGCACACAGCCACTGTTCCACGTGCCCACACATCATAGTGCTTTTTTACAGCAGAATAAACAAAACGGCCAAGAACCATAGCCGTTGGCATCAACCCTGCGGTCGTCCTACTGCTACGTGTCGCTGCATACATGGACGGATCTTCAAGGGCGCGAAGGGTGTTCCGTAGTAgaaaagaaggagaaaaggaggAGAGATATGACGCAGAGGAAGATGGAGGGCTGGAGCATAAACAAGAGATGAGCCTGTAGCAATTCATTCTGAGTCCACCACTGCCGCCGCATAGAGAGACCCCTTGGTCCTCCGTCAACACAAGCCACAAGCAGAGCAGCAAATAGAGCGAGGCACCTACTCGTATTTTGGTAGTGACCTTTTTATACATTCGTCTGAACGAATTCATGTGTTTGTGCAAGAAGTTGAGCCGTTGAGAAAGAAGCAGAGCAAGCAAGAATTCTCGTGCAGGAaaacaaaggaaagaagacgAACAACAACAGCAACATGCCCATCCCACGAACTTGTCTATTCGCAAGTGATGTCCCGTACAAGCCATTCGGGTTAACCACGCTTCAGAGTAGCTACACTCTGTTCTTACTCCTCTGCGTTGCAGAGATACAGTGGCTGATGATGATTCACGACGACGCAGGCGAGACATGCGCCGCCGAGAGCCTGTTTGATTTGCTGGAACAGAACACTCGTGTGTGTTTGTACTGATCACACAACGATCGATGATCGATGGATCAGTCTACCTGGGCTTGGATGGCGTGATCTTGATGACCAGGCCGGGGAAGACGTCGTCGGGGTCGTGGACGTGAGGGTTCTGCTCCAGGATGTAGGGGTCGCCGCACTTGTCGCTGATGCTGTGCAGCGTCTCGCCCTCCACCACCACGTATATCTCGTCGCACGGCCGCGCCGACAGCGCCGCGCCACGCACCACCACCCCGCCCCGCGGCTGCTGCTCCGTCCCGCCGGCGCCGAGCGAGCACACCAGCAGCAGCGCCACGAGCGACAGCGCGAAGCACCATGACGccgcgtccgccgccgccgccaacctCGACCGCCCCTTCAGCTGCTGCCTCGCCATGATTGAACGATGCAGTTCGCTCGCTCCTGCCTCTCCACGATGGTTTGCTCTGCCTTGCCGGTTCGGTGAGTGCGTGCGAGTTGTTGTTTTCTTGGGTCTGGGTGGaggaggctgctgctgcttatATAGACGGCAGGGTGGAGCGGAGGTGCAGGGATAGGAGGACTGGCGGCGTGGGCCAGCCACCAAGTGGGATGCAGCTTTGGCAAGTATCCGTTGGAAGAGAAGCTCAGCTCTCTGTCTCTGGGGTTGTCAGTGTCGCAGGGATTGGGATGCCCTGCTGCTGTGCAAAAATAGCAAGATTATCATCCACGTTTCTGATGATACTATACAGGTATGGAAACCCATCACTGTCGTGTAGAAACGTCAGTAGCCGAATTAGCTATACTGGAGATGAGCACTACTCATCTTTGCTGGATATGACGATTCGAATGCAGTTTTGTAGAGTCATGTGGCTTGCCTTTGTCTTGGCGCCAGGTGCACTTGTGGTTAGATATGCAGCATCCGTACATTACGTTGTTCAAGACTGTGCTACCTCATAGTAGAATTTGGTCGAAAAACCTGCCATAAAAATCTAGTTTTCAAGGCTCCAGTTTCCCTTCGCTTCCTCCTCGAAAGGTACGTAGCTCCTGTAGGGCTTGTAGGGAAAACCTGCCATCAGCTGAAACGGTGGTCGACTGGGCGCCTACAATGGGCACAGCAGTGGTGAAACGAATCATGCACCAAGTGGCGTCCCCGTGTCCACGAGAAGCCCCTTTCGGTGCCTATCAGCAAAGCAGCCAGCCAAGTCTCAAGTGACCACTCAagagtccggagactccggaccacCGTAGAACCAAGTATGGCTTCTAACCTGTGTTTGGCCGGATATAGTTATTTATGTTTTATTAGATAGaatgatctatttttttatttaatagtATGAATAGAGCGATTTAGTTTATTGTTTGGTTGGACATATGGAATTTAGATGAGTTAGTCAAAATTTTATGTGGCCTATTtatcatatatttagttttttaattaaaattatttaaTTGTCATGAATACAATGTTACAATAGGATCGTAAATCGTAAAAAGTTTTTGAGATTATGTCATTTAAAGCGGGCtaaaaaatgtatttatgaaagtacatctaggctctttaagtgggttttggtttattgatgacaaaacgattaaggaattAATATGTTTATTGAAGTTATGAATAGGTCTTAGTCTCAATTGTGAAGACTCACGACGATTGAtgcccctcgaaaagaaaagagaagcaatgagtagtactcaataggatttaaattgttctatctttgaaattgaatctatgatagccgtactattaagatgGTTGCATTTATTTGCTgtcatggtgtctcaatgctcaagataacctttagaaccaataagttgagagacacattcatcAACGGACACCGAGAATATTGGCAGAAGTTTAATgagttcggagtctccggtgttcaccggatactccggtcctcagtatttaggccggagtctccgatatAGACTCCGCCAGAAGAGCCTCAGTTCCGAatttttaattgtccggagtgtccggtgaacaccggatactccggtagttggtgagtttttaggccggagtctccgagggagactccgtcAGAGGTcgctcggttaagcatttatttttggtagaaaaagaccggagtttccggtgttcaccggatactctggtaggaaaaatgtttttggccggagtctccgagagagactccgccaagGGTCACTCGgttagtatttattttttaaaaggtcGGAGTtcccggtgttcaccagataatccggtacctggagaggtcggagagtccggcaagtctccagACTTTGTCTCTATGGTAGCTAAGTTtgggccggagactccggtgttcatcggagaCTTCGGCAGcttaacagaaccgtaacggctagttctgacacaatTTTgagaccgttctgacgccgttttggattttaggctggagactccggtgttcaccggatactccggggtatgTGTGTTAGAatagtaacagctagtttttgagagtgagctatatatactccTACACCCCTAAACAttaaaggcttgctgttgctgctgagctccacaTTCATAAAACCTTCCAAGAGCATTTaaaagccctccaaacatctctagtgcttagttttaGCGTCAAATTcgtgagattgtgtttggagtgAAGTTGAGACATTTGAGCATTGAGTTTGTCATCAAGCATTcgttgtgatcatttctcttggagtcttgtgctcctagacggtAAGGCGTCGcctgtagagcacccaatcattgtAGAGTGCCAcgagaagtttgtaatcgacatcgaattgagtaaggaaattctagcttgatctttgtggtcgctaaaAGAGGATAGGGTttgaaaagacccggctctttgtgagctcctcaatggagacgtaggcacttctttgtgaggtggccgaactccgggataatctcttgtcTCATCATTTGTGCAATTCTATTTAGTTGagtagttttgggatttttcctatacaattagtttttgtgatcatcttgctagtatctCTTATAGTTTAAGCTTTGTGCTGTTATTAGACCAAGTATCACCTTTTAGACTTTAGCTGTTCCTGTTTAATTTTAGTTGTTCTCAAGTTTCaatatagaccggagactccggacagaccggagtatccggcatctgTTTTAATCCGCTggttagttttaatttttagaaaaactattcacccccctctaggcacctTTGAGTACATTCAATTTACTCTAACCAATTAAAATATATCACATCAGTAAGGATAAAGCTTATCCAAAACATAAATGATTCCATCTGGTTAATTTCAAAGGATGGATTCATCCAGCTGAGGAGAATATTTTGCTTAGGTGGCCACTCCATCTAGCTTATCATCAAACCAAACATCTCAAAAGACCGGTTAGTCATCTCCCGTTCACGAACATCTTTCCAATCATACACACCTTTAGTAAAGATGGTTGTGTCTCTTACCCATTAGGGATTAAACCTCAGGTTTGCTTATCAAGGTGGAATTTTCTTTCAATGGTAAGCAACGTATCTATCGGCAGCGAGACACCTATGATAATTTCGTCAATCTTTAAGCTTCATATCTCTAGCTTCCAGTAGATATTGTGTGAGTGCATACATACGGTAATATGAGTATGTACGTGCACCTACTAGTTGCACTGgtgtgttttaaaaaaaagtagtCTGCACCACCACCCCAATAAGTAAGAACCAACGTAAAACGACTTCCACAACAGGAGATCATTTGGAGTTTGGGCCATGCATGCAACCCTAGTCCCACTCACATAGAGATATAGCAGACTTTTTTAGTCAGGAATGCATGTGCTAGCTGCCATCTGAATGAAAGATTAGGGAGGAAAATGTGCAGCTCACTACGACAGAACTGTTCAAAAGTAGCATCATGTCAGTACCGATTATACAGCAACCGTCATTAAAGTTGTATCAGTGGCGGTTCTTAATCTCCCTCATCCGAACAATGATGGAGCTActaaaaccagcactgatagttaatatcagtgccaatttataacatgaactagcactgatacgtACTACCAGTGTCGGTTCTAGTCACAACCGGTGCTGATAGTTCACCTGAACATGAATTTTTGATTCATTCTACTTTTGGTTTGACCAAACGTGCATCTCGAACTATCAATACTGATTCTGGTCACAACCGCCACTGATAGTCTATATAGActcgaattttttttccaatcaaaTTTTGGCTCAAGCAAGTCTCACTTCAGATCTTTTTCTCACCTCTTCTCTCTCACACAGTCTCTCaaaatctcctctctctctctctctctctctctctctctctctctcgttcccCACCGCCCCTCTTTCTCTTGTACTTGGCAGCACAACTGTATGCTTAGGCTTGGTGGCTCGGATGTAGAGGTCGTTGGAATGGAGCTCGGCATTGAGGAGCACAGCTAGGAGGGCGATGACATGGAGGAGCTCGGCGTGGAGGAGGGCGGCAACATGGAGGAGGGAGACGGCATGGAAGAGGGCGTTGCATCAGGGGATCCAACTGTTTCAGCTTGGCGCCTTGGTGGCGCGGATGTGGAGGTCACTGGGATGGAGTTCGGCGTGAAGGAGCACAGCGAGGAGGGTGATGGCATGGAGGAGCACCACGGGGAAGAGCTCGGAGTGGAGGAGCTCGACATGGAGGAGCGACAACATGGATTAAGGTGATGCCATGGAGGAGCTTAGCGTGGAGGAGCATGGCGAGCGCGTCGACCGGATACGTGGTCGCGGAGGACCACGACTTCTCTGATGCGCGAGCGGCGAGGGAGGAAGCGAGGTGGGGATGGCGGAGAGCACGAGGCAGAGGGCGAAGGAGGGTCATGCGCGCTCGGAGTAAGGGGAGCTTGGCGATAGGAGCAGCATCCGAGCCGGCTCGAATACCGCCCCTgctaattttctctttttttaatctctAGAAAATACAACTATGGCAGGTggagaaccggcattgatactagCCGAGTATTAGTGCCAAAATAAAGAGTGTCGATTGAAAATTTGGTATTGAAACCATTTTTCAACCAGCACTCATATGTAGTTATGCGGTAGTGGCTCTTGCGTCACGCATGGAACAAGACACAAAGGGAGTGTTTGTTTTTCCTCATGAGGTTTTGTAGAGGTGTATCGTATAAGTAGATTGATGGGAAGTAAATCAAGTGAAGTTATATTGTTGAAAATAgaagtgtttggttggttgtatttATCTGGATAGGTTGAGCCGAGTTTATGTTTAGTTGACTGAATATGAGGTCACATGAGCTGatacaagagttgagattgtgatcaGTTACTtgtataaagatgattttgtaaTATTGACAAGTGTGCTTGTCTGCATGAGATGATACAGAGCATGGATCCGTCGAGCCAGGATGCGGAGTGAATACTACTTAAAATGAGTTATTACAGATGAATTTTAAATCCTATTATAGACGGTTATATGTTTCAAAACTTTGTCATCATTTACACCGATTGAAAGGAATATGAACCCTAACTAAACCGCGATAATAAacatatgatactcacctctGTGCAATAGAAAGGATTCAACCTCGGCTAAAATCTCGCTTCTCTGATGTTAATGGCGAGTGAGGATGATACTTatcaatgcagtggaagatgtGAACATTGGGATGGCGAGTGAGGAATAAGAACATCTCTTGTCGTTTTATATTAAGGGGAGACGAGCGGGTTATatgtgtgggaagccaaaagagtgCGGAGAGATGAGCGGATTGCGTGTGGAAAACCAAAAGAGCTCGGGAAGATGAgtggtcaaatttgaaaacattCACGGCTTTTTAAATGCAAACGGATTTTTATACAATTTTACAAGAAACTGTTTGCGACAATatcacagatgatttttttctaaatgcCATTTGTGTTTGTATGATAGAAACAGACACCGTCTTGTTACAAACACATCTGTCTTAACAactttctaaaaatattttatcagtTATCGGTCTTAGAAAATCGTTTGTGACACATCATCTATTTTCATTGATATTATGGTAGTAAAAGCTAGAATCAGTCAACGCTCTTAGACCAAAATGAGACTATATATTTGTATCCATCAGATTAGACTGAAACAATAGATGTAAGTAATAAGATACATTTCTCTCTAAAATTATAGGTATCCACCGAATCAACGTAGATTTAAATAACCAAACATATCCAAAGTGCTCGTGGAATCTTTGGCATCTGCAAGAATCTCATGCCGCACGCTTCGGCTTTGGGGCTTCTTTGAGTTAGTGGAATCCCTTGTCGGAGTTCACGATCGTGCACTGACGATGATGGTGCCCAATGCGAGACGGCAAGCCACAAGTCACGAGTGCATGCGTAGCTGGGATTTGGCAGAGCACTAGCGCATTCATGCTAGCTTTTCCCGTGGAAACAAAAAGGTGCAAGTCCAACATCTATTAGCGAGCGCTTCAGAAGTACGTAGTGGAGTAGCAAGCACCGGCAAATGGGTTTGGCAAGGCGCACAACAGTTCGCTACTTTATGTTACGCTCTGCTGACTGTACCTCTTGTTTCCTTTGATGCCATGATGGATCTCTCTGTTTGGACTGCCTTTTATGGGCCTTTTTTAGAGATAGTACATGGGCTGGCTTTAGATGCTTGAACGGCCCATACTTTATTTGCATTTTCTCGGCCCAGGATGAGTGCAGAGTGAGACACGCCGGATAAGCAAAGCCGAGCCCACCTGTTGCAGTTAGGCCGCTCTTTCAACGAACCAcaagtttaaaaaaatagatgaaaaattttaaaaatacaaataagcattgcaataatctcaaaattcaaatcacTACTAAAGtagtcataatttttttttgaaaaatatatattatagaggatgctataatctagccCTTCAAAAATTCAACTTAAATAATTTGTCAATGAGCGACATAAGTcattaataaatataaaaagggggaaatATATCAATCGTCTCTCTGTGCTGATTTTAGGTATGTTTGGTAGAACTATCCCGATTTAAATTTTATACGAGAAATGATTCTTTAAGGGAAGTAAttatgtggctgaaagtgattatTTAGGATAAACTTTATGGATGGAGTAATTCTATAAGAGAAGTGAATCAGAAAAAGttgatttttcttcttcataTTTCAgtatttagttcatttcagagaattactCTAACTGAATCACTCTCAAGATCTAGTTTATTTCAGTAAAtcatttttacaaaattactcTAAAACCTAAAAACTATAAAATATCATACAACAGGGCTCTTGCTAATTTTGCTCTAGGAGCAGACCCAAACAAGCCCTTCTGTTTCGAATTGTTGAATGTTTGGGCATCTGACATCTCAATCTTTTCTCCTTAGTTAATTAATAATATGACTCTAGGATCATTGGAAGTTAATTCATAATATGACTCTAGGATCATTGGCTCCTTCGAGTCAACGCCTAACGTGTCAGCTACACTGATTTTCCTTGCCCGTTTTAAAAACGGGTGCAGGAATAGTCCGACGCAGGGTCCACGAATACGATCGGACGGCGATGCACAGCTTGCCGGTGCCCTGACCCTATCCGTACCGTCTGATCTGCACCTACCGTAGTACCGTTCTGTGTTCGCTCCCGTAACGTGGGGCACGGGGAGGCTTTGATTGAATGATTAGTTTTGGCACCAACAACTGCGATACCCGTACGTCCGCACCTGACCTTCCCGAGCCTCTACGGCCCACCAACAGACGAGTGGTATAGCGCGGGTAGGAATCTTTGTGATTCCATCTGGAAAGAACTGTGATTCGTGGGCCCAGGGAGTGgccaaatattattttttacagaAAATTAAAAACTCCCCGGAAATCCGGCATATTTTTGTTTATATTAACTGGCTTTATTTTTGAGTTCTGTACTTGTGTTAGTAT
The nucleotide sequence above comes from Phragmites australis chromosome 4, lpPhrAust1.1, whole genome shotgun sequence. Encoded proteins:
- the LOC133917072 gene encoding uncharacterized protein LOC133917072 yields the protein MARQQLKGRSRLAAAADAASWCFALSLVALLLVCSLGAGGTEQQPRGGVVVRGAALSARPCDEIYVVVEGETLHSISDKCGDPYILEQNPHVHDPDDVFPGLVIKITPSKPR